Sequence from the Mycobacterium florentinum genome:
CGTGCCGTCACGATCACCCTCAGCCCCAGATCGGCGGCCTGACTCAGCTCCGGGATGAGGCTGGTCCATGGCCGCTGTCCAAGGTAGGGGCCACTCGTCGCCGGCGTATCCGGAATCTGGTCGACGTCATCGATGATCAGGTAGTGAGTCTGGCCCTCGTAACTCCACCGGGCCAACTCCGCCGCCGACAGGCCGGCCGGCGGGCGCCGCGATCCGATGATGTTGGACAGCCCGAGCATCGCGGGGATGATCCGGTCGATGTTGGCGGTGTATTCGTTGTCGCCGAAGAGCGGTTCGTCGACGAGATGCAGCCGCCGATCCAGCACCGTGAACGCCACCTGGTCCGGCGTGGAGTGCTCGCGGATGGTGCGAATGATGTGGCGCAGCAGCGTGGTCTTGCCCGCCTTGCTGTCGCCGAACACCATCAGCAGCGGGTTTTCCGAGAAGTCGAGCACGACCGGCGCCAGGTCCTCTTCGCGCTGGCCGATGACGACCTGTTCGGGTCCGCGATACAGCGGCCCGAGGGCATCGGCTGCCAGGTTGGCCGGCAGCAGCCGAACCGGAGGTGCGGCCACGCCCGGGTAGCGGGCATTGATCGCGGCCACCTGATCCAGCTGCGGAGCCGCGAACAGGAAGTGCTCGGCGGCCATGGTCAACCCGCGACCCGGCTGGTCGGCCGGCACCGCGTCCGCCGGGCGGCGCAGCGCCCCGACCACCCGCACATTGCTGTCCCGAGCATCATGCAGCTTGAGCTCGAGGCGCAGCCCGAGGCCGTCGCGCATTGCCAACGGCACCTCAAGCCAACTCGGGGTGGTGACGATCACGTGGATGCCGTACGCGAGGCCGACGTTGACGAGCTCAGTCACCTTGCCCAACAACGGGTTACGCGTGTTGAACTGGTCTGTGTTGTCCCTCGCGAAGGCGTAGAGGTTGTCGATCACCAGGAAGACCTCGCCGAAGCCGTCGTCGTGAGTCGAACCGTGCTTGTCCCGGAACGCCTCGCGCTGCTGCCGGGAAACCAGCAGCTGCTCGAGCTCGCCGAAGGTGCGGCGAATGCGCTCGGGTTCCAGCGGCGACGCCACACTGCCGACGTGCGCCAGGTCTTCCAGCGCGCGCAGCTGCCCACCGCCGTAGTCCAGGCAGTAGAAGCTGACGTCGCGCGGCGAGTGCAGGCTGGCGGCGGACAGGATAAATGTCTGCAGCGCAGACGATTTACCGGACTTGGCACCGCCGTGAATCACCATGTTGCCGGACGCTGACGTGGCGTCGAACACCAGCGAGTCGCGGCGCATCTCGAACGGCTTGTCGATCTCACCGAGCGGCCAACGCCTTTGCCCTTCCGGCACACCGGCATTCGCCAGCACCGTCGTCAACGGGATCGGCTCGTCCAGCGGCGGCAGCCAGAGCCGCGGCGCATGCGGCCCGTAGCGGGCGAGCTGTTCGCCGATGGTGGCGATCAGCTTGCGCGGCGGTCCGACGAACTCGTCTTGATCCGCTCCGGTGATCACGGTGCCCTGATCGGGCTCCACCCGCCCGGCCGTGAACAGCTTCGGCTGCGGAATAGACTGCACCACAAGGGTCTTGGCGGTCTGCGGCGGCTCGTAGATGCCGTCGACGTAGGTGCTACGGAACTTGATCGGTGCGGCACCGGGAGCCGGGACCAGGAAGCCCACGCCCTTGTGCTCTTTACCCGATTCGATGTGGTAGGCGTCGTCTACGCCGATGATCTGGCGAGAAACGCTGGGACTGGCCACCTTCAGACCGATACGGTACGAGGTGTTCTTGTCGATGTCCTTGATCTTGCCGACATCCAGCGTCTGGGACGCGAACAGAATGTGGATGCGGAACGAGCGGCCCTTGCGCGCCACATAGTCGAACAGTTCCGCGTACTCCGGGTAATCCGCCAGCATCAGCGTGAACTCGTCGGCGACCACGAACAGCGTCGGGATCGGCGGCAGGTCGTGGCCGGCGGCGATGGCATTCTCGTATTCGACCACCGAGTTGAACGCACTGCCCTGAACCCGGCGGCCCGCCTCGCGCAGCAACGTCTCGCGTCGGGCAACCTCACCGCGCAGCGTGTCGGCGAACCGGTCGGCCAGCGATTTCTTCTCCGCCATGTTCGAGATCACCGCGACAACCTGGGGGAAGTCCCGGAAGCTGTCCGCGCCGGCCTCACCCTTGAAGTCGGCATAGATCACGATGAGCCGATCAGCCGAGTGAGTTGTTAACAGCGACAACAGAATCGACATCAAAGTCTGCGACTTGCCGGAACCGGTCATACCGATCATCAGGCCGTGCGGACCCATCCCGCCCTCGGCTTCGTCCTTGAGGTCGAAGTACAGCGGCTCACCGGTCGCGGTGACACCGATCGGCACCCGCAACTCGTCGTCGCGGCGACGCGGTCCCCACAGCGTCGGCACATCCAACTGCGACGCGTCCGGAACACCCAGCAGTGTCGTGAACGACGCGCCCCGGGTGGCCGCCGAGCGCAGCCCGGTGTGGGTGGGATTGGAATCCCAACGCGACAATTGCCGGGCCAGGTGCGCGGCCTCGTCGGCACCGAGGTGGTCGGCGTTGTCGATGAAGGGCTGCCAGCCGCCGGTCTGCCAGCGCGCAATCGCCCCGTCGGCCACCCGCAGAATCGGCTTTTCCGGGTCCGAATACTGTTCGCGGTTAGGCGATGTCGTGGTGCGATGTACGACGGTCACACCGGCCCGGCCGATCGCCAGCGCCGACGCGTTCACGTCGTAGTCGGGATCGTCGACGATGATCAGCAGGTGCCGCAACGCGTCGGACGGCCCCCCGGTGAACGCCGGCCGATCGGCCAGCGCGGGCCCCAGCAGCGAGACCAGCTCGTCGGGATTGTTGGACAGGAAGCGGGCCGGACCGACGCCGTCGAGTTCGCCGGGAATATCGATGTGCGGCAACCACTTCAGCCAGGACCAGTCGCGGTTCTCCGGATCCCGGGTGGCCAGCGCCACCCCCAGCACCGTCGGGTCGTGCCAGGTGACGGCCTGGGCGACCCAGGCGCGCAGCGCCCCTTGCACCTCGTCCGGTTCACCGAGGACCGTGATCCGCGAGACCTTGCTCAAGTCGATTCCGGTGGGCACGTCGCGGACGGTGCGCTGGGTGTCGAGCAGGCTGCGTAATGCGCTGTGCGACACCGGTTCCAGATCGATTTCGTCGGCGGCGTCGGCGACCCGCACCGGGGTGGCCAGGGGAACCTGGTGACGCCCGGCCCGCAACACCAAGAAGTCGGGGTCGTGCGGGTCACGCTCCCATTGGCGGCGCGATCCGGGCACCGTCGCCAGTGCGGCCGGCTCGGGATGCGACCATTGCGCGGCGGCGCGCTGCTGGGCGGCCTGGGTCCGGATGTTGTCCCGAACCACCGACAGGTAGCGCAGGTAGTCGGCGCGTTCGGCGTCGACCTCCTCGGTGCGCATCTTGTTGTCGTTGCCGCGATATAGCGCGGTTGCGGCCAGCAGCAACACAAATGGGAAGAACAGGGTCTGCGGGGAAATCACCCGCATTCCGGTGGCGACCAGCGCGACGATCATGCCGACGATCAGGATCACCAGCACGTAGGGCATGGCACGGCGCAGGAACGACGGCGGAATCACCCGGGGCAGCTCGGGGGGCGCCTCGATGGTGATGGCGCCCTGGCGGGTACTCGGCGGCGCCAGGCGCCGGCGGGCTTCGAAGATCAGTCGGCTCATCGGGGTCCTCCTTCGGCCGACACCGGACGTCCGGGCTTGCTGTCGGGCGCCAAACCGTCGTGTGCGAGTAACGCGTCGGCGCGCGATAGCGTCGGGCCCGTCGCGAACAGCGACAGTATCGACCAGGGAATAGGAACGGGGGGTTGGGTTAAACCAAGGGCCTCAACGGTTTTGCCGTGTCCGGCACCCTCGGCCTCGTTGTCGATGCCGTAACGCACACCGGTGTCGGACACCCAGAACAGCGAACCGGCGCCCGGCGAGGTCGCACCGCCACCGACGCTCTGCGCGAAGTAGCCGGTGCCCGGCGCCAGGGCGACTCGGGTGGCCACCCCTTGGGAGCCGCCACCGATCAGGTTCACGGTGCGAACCGCATCGGGCACCGGCAGTGCGGAGCCGGCCAACAGCCCCAGCGAGCTGCTTGCGGCCCCGGCCGGTTTGCTCCAGTACGCGCAGGCGACGGGGTTCTTGGCCGCGTCGACAAGGGCGACCTGGCGGTCGGGGAAGCGGGCGGTGTCCAGCATCCGCGACACCGGCAGCTTGGCCACCTCATCGGCACCGAGCCGCGGGGGCTGGTCCAGGCCATAGGAATTGGTGTTGCGCAGGACCGCGGCGAGCACCGGCGAGATCGGTTGCAGGCCATCCGGCAGCACCGCGTAGTAGCGCACGTTGCCGGGATCGACGCCATAGGACGTCACGACCGCGCCGATCGGTGCCGGGACCGAATAGTTGGCCGGGGCACCGGCATTCGCGATGCCGGGTGCGGTCAGCGCGGGCGCCTCGGGGATCGCGTTGAACAGCCCCGCCGCGATGGGCCGCGGTGTGGGCACGTCGGCACCCAGGCCCAGCGCGTTGGTGACGGCATGGTTGGCCAGGTCGATCTGGCTGCGCTTGCCATCCCATAGCAGCCAGGTGCTGGTGCCCTTATCGCCGGTGAACTCGACCAGGATCCCCTGGCCGGCCGCGACGGCCGCGGCACGACTGCCGCTGCTGTCGGGGGTGCCCGCGATCACGGTGACGCCGGTGCTGTGCACGGCGTGCGAGCCCGGGGCCCCCTCGCTGATCGCATCGCACACCGTCCAGTTCGCGTCATGAGATGCGTTCTGCACCATGCGTTCTGGCGCACCCGGTATGCCGATCAGATTTCCGCGTGGAAACCGGTCCAGCTCAGTGCTTTTCACCGTGGCGGGGTTGACCGGCTTGCCGGCGATGAGCCGGGCCGAGGTCAGGTTCAACACCGGGTGCAGTTCGTCGCCGATCCGCACATACAGTGCGGCCGTGTCCCGGTCGGCGAGCACCGCATTGCTGCCCGCCTGGCCGTTGGGCCGGATCAGCGAGAACACGAAGCAGCCGGCCAGGCCGGTGATCAGAATCAGGGCGCCCATCAGCACCGCGCGCGATTGGGTACGCAACGGGTCGACCAGCATCCTGGTGTCGTGCAACGCAATTCCGGAGGCGATGCGGCGCATCACGAAGCGCCAGCCGGTCACCTGGTGCCGGGTGACGAATCCGCGGCGGTAGACCACCTTGTCGGGATTGTCGTTGAGGGGCGTACGCGAGGAGAACGAACGTCGTTCGTCGGCAGGCTCCGGGTTGGTCATGACGGCACCGAGAGCCCCAGGCCGCGCAGCAGCGGCTCTACCGAATTACTGACATCTCGGTCGGTGATCGTCATCAGCTCCTCATCGGTGAACGCACCGGTTCCCGCCTGTTCTGAATGGTCCAACCGGAATTCGCGCTCCTCCTCGGCGCGCTCGACAATGTTTCGGACAAAGCGGCCGTTACCCGCGATGTCGAGGCTGCGCCGTTCGACCCCATTGGAGTCGGGTGTCGTGGCCGTCGCCAACTTCTCGAACAGGGCATCCATGTGCTCGAGCGCGGATTGCTCGAAGATGCTGTCGCGCTGTTCGGCCATCTTGTGGGCGATCTCCACCAACTCGTGCGAGTTGTACGACGGGAAGGTGATGTTGCGGGTGAACCGCGACCGAAGACCCTCGTTGGTGTCCAGGAACTTGTCCAGATCCGCCCGGTAGCCGGCGATGATCACCACCAGCCGGTCGCGGTCGTTTTCCATCCGGGCCAGCAGCGTGTCGATGGCCACCAGCCCGAAGTCGTTCTTGGCGCCCGTGGCCACCAGCGCGTAGGCCTCGTCGAGGAACAACACCCCGTCCAGCGCGCTGTCGATGATCGCGTTGGTCTTGGCTTCGGTCTCGCCGATGTGCTGACCGATCAGGTCGGCGCGGTGCACCTCGCGGATGTTCTCCCGCTTCAAAAGGCCGAGACCGCAATAGATTTTGGCGACCACACGGGCAATCGTGGTCTTACCGGTCCCGGGCGGTCCGGCGAACACCAGGTGGTGCGCGCGTTGGGCCACCTGGAGCCCCCGCTGCTTACGCACCAGCTCCATGGCCACCGAACTCTTGAGCCGCGCTACCTGGTTCTTGACCTCGTCGAGCCCGATGAACTCGGCGAGCTGGCGCTCGGCCTCGTGCAGCAGCACGGACTTGCGTTCATGCGCAGCGGGATCGACGAAGTCCTCCGCGCTGGGTTCGGTTTCCGGATCCCACGGATCGGTGCGGGCCTCGATGCGGGCCGCGTTGGTGGTCACGATCCCGAAACTGGTGTCGGTCAGGGCCTGTTCGACCTGTTCGTTCTCGGGGTGTGCCGCATACAGGTCCTGCAGGACCTCGCTGGCCGACTCTTCGTCGACGTGCACGCGCAGCACGAGCGCCTTGGCCAGCGTCCCGTCGACGGTGGCCACCTCGACCGGGCCTTCGGGTTCCTCGAGGTAGGACAGCGCGGGGGCGAACAAGCCCAGCCGGGCCAGCGAGGTGCCCAGGGCGATCTTGGCCGCGTGCGAGTAGGCCTCGTCGAGATCGGAATCGTTGACGACCGGGGTCAGCAGCTTGACGACGTCGGACCACCGCTCGGCGCGATAGTTGATGACGACGGAGATCCAGCGCGCCTCACGCCAGCTGGGACGGCGCGCGCTGAGGCCGGTGACGATCTCGTCGGCCTCGGCAAACCGCCCGGCCGTTGCCAGTGCGGCCGCGAAGGCGAGATGAAACTCGTCCGGGTTGGTGGCGCGAAATTGTAGATAAAGCCCGCTGTCGTAGCGGAAGCCCAGGGCGCCCGGTGCCAGGTCGGCCTGCCGCTG
This genomic interval carries:
- the eccCa gene encoding type VII secretion protein EccCa, translated to MSRLIFEARRRLAPPSTRQGAITIEAPPELPRVIPPSFLRRAMPYVLVILIVGMIVALVATGMRVISPQTLFFPFVLLLAATALYRGNDNKMRTEEVDAERADYLRYLSVVRDNIRTQAAQQRAAAQWSHPEPAALATVPGSRRQWERDPHDPDFLVLRAGRHQVPLATPVRVADAADEIDLEPVSHSALRSLLDTQRTVRDVPTGIDLSKVSRITVLGEPDEVQGALRAWVAQAVTWHDPTVLGVALATRDPENRDWSWLKWLPHIDIPGELDGVGPARFLSNNPDELVSLLGPALADRPAFTGGPSDALRHLLIIVDDPDYDVNASALAIGRAGVTVVHRTTTSPNREQYSDPEKPILRVADGAIARWQTGGWQPFIDNADHLGADEAAHLARQLSRWDSNPTHTGLRSAATRGASFTTLLGVPDASQLDVPTLWGPRRRDDELRVPIGVTATGEPLYFDLKDEAEGGMGPHGLMIGMTGSGKSQTLMSILLSLLTTHSADRLIVIYADFKGEAGADSFRDFPQVVAVISNMAEKKSLADRFADTLRGEVARRETLLREAGRRVQGSAFNSVVEYENAIAAGHDLPPIPTLFVVADEFTLMLADYPEYAELFDYVARKGRSFRIHILFASQTLDVGKIKDIDKNTSYRIGLKVASPSVSRQIIGVDDAYHIESGKEHKGVGFLVPAPGAAPIKFRSTYVDGIYEPPQTAKTLVVQSIPQPKLFTAGRVEPDQGTVITGADQDEFVGPPRKLIATIGEQLARYGPHAPRLWLPPLDEPIPLTTVLANAGVPEGQRRWPLGEIDKPFEMRRDSLVFDATSASGNMVIHGGAKSGKSSALQTFILSAASLHSPRDVSFYCLDYGGGQLRALEDLAHVGSVASPLEPERIRRTFGELEQLLVSRQQREAFRDKHGSTHDDGFGEVFLVIDNLYAFARDNTDQFNTRNPLLGKVTELVNVGLAYGIHVIVTTPSWLEVPLAMRDGLGLRLELKLHDARDSNVRVVGALRRPADAVPADQPGRGLTMAAEHFLFAAPQLDQVAAINARYPGVAAPPVRLLPANLAADALGPLYRGPEQVVIGQREEDLAPVVLDFSENPLLMVFGDSKAGKTTLLRHIIRTIREHSTPDQVAFTVLDRRLHLVDEPLFGDNEYTANIDRIIPAMLGLSNIIGSRRPPAGLSAAELARWSYEGQTHYLIIDDVDQIPDTPATSGPYLGQRPWTSLIPELSQAADLGLRVIVTARATGSGHALMTSPLLRRFNDLQATTLMMAGNPQDSGKIRGQRFGRLPAGRAILLGDNESPTYVQLVNPLVGESVVGGADEGFAR
- the eccB gene encoding type VII secretion protein EccB — translated: MTNPEPADERRSFSSRTPLNDNPDKVVYRRGFVTRHQVTGWRFVMRRIASGIALHDTRMLVDPLRTQSRAVLMGALILITGLAGCFVFSLIRPNGQAGSNAVLADRDTAALYVRIGDELHPVLNLTSARLIAGKPVNPATVKSTELDRFPRGNLIGIPGAPERMVQNASHDANWTVCDAISEGAPGSHAVHSTGVTVIAGTPDSSGSRAAAVAAGQGILVEFTGDKGTSTWLLWDGKRSQIDLANHAVTNALGLGADVPTPRPIAAGLFNAIPEAPALTAPGIANAGAPANYSVPAPIGAVVTSYGVDPGNVRYYAVLPDGLQPISPVLAAVLRNTNSYGLDQPPRLGADEVAKLPVSRMLDTARFPDRQVALVDAAKNPVACAYWSKPAGAASSSLGLLAGSALPVPDAVRTVNLIGGGSQGVATRVALAPGTGYFAQSVGGGATSPGAGSLFWVSDTGVRYGIDNEAEGAGHGKTVEALGLTQPPVPIPWSILSLFATGPTLSRADALLAHDGLAPDSKPGRPVSAEGGPR
- the eccA gene encoding type VII secretion AAA-ATPase EccA, which encodes MELGDSGVLAVQPGTSRLDTRVDGDVVSRFATCCRALGIAVDQRRRPADLAAARSGFTALTRIAHDQCDAWTGLAAAGDASFRVLEAVSRTAATSGVLQRQADLAPGALGFRYDSGLYLQFRATNPDEFHLAFAAALATAGRFAEADEIVTGLSARRPSWREARWISVVINYRAERWSDVVKLLTPVVNDSDLDEAYSHAAKIALGTSLARLGLFAPALSYLEEPEGPVEVATVDGTLAKALVLRVHVDEESASEVLQDLYAAHPENEQVEQALTDTSFGIVTTNAARIEARTDPWDPETEPSAEDFVDPAAHERKSVLLHEAERQLAEFIGLDEVKNQVARLKSSVAMELVRKQRGLQVAQRAHHLVFAGPPGTGKTTIARVVAKIYCGLGLLKRENIREVHRADLIGQHIGETEAKTNAIIDSALDGVLFLDEAYALVATGAKNDFGLVAIDTLLARMENDRDRLVVIIAGYRADLDKFLDTNEGLRSRFTRNITFPSYNSHELVEIAHKMAEQRDSIFEQSALEHMDALFEKLATATTPDSNGVERRSLDIAGNGRFVRNIVERAEEEREFRLDHSEQAGTGAFTDEELMTITDRDVSNSVEPLLRGLGLSVPS